From Diaminobutyricibacter sp. McL0608, one genomic window encodes:
- a CDS encoding sugar phosphate isomerase/epimerase family protein has product MSLGTPIQGVTLYSFTRAFHGREYDLEGLIRKVAADGYGPGLEVIGFSSFRGFPVIEDSFAGWFRDLVSEVGLVQTSLAINADIGIHRDRMLNQDELIEYMRRQIEAAAKLGFPIARVQISLTPDSMAALAPIAERYGVTLALEVHADQYASHPRILALRDRYEEVGSPFLGFTADWGATTIGFAPSLLEAYRRRGASEELLGKVVELWNEFYQAGPPADQADHGQRFGRFIGLAAQNGRPDLGIDFAINGTGLFGPARVDDWLEIMPWIKHVHGKFFGIDENHEEPSVPVRDLIALLVRNGYNGAISSEYEGWHWNHWQSPFEIIRDEQAVQRSAAQDAGSRMVTNAAEAQAQLTQWLPKTEGASA; this is encoded by the coding sequence ATGAGCCTCGGCACTCCTATCCAGGGCGTGACGCTGTACAGCTTCACGCGAGCGTTCCACGGCCGCGAGTACGACCTCGAGGGTCTCATTCGCAAGGTCGCCGCAGACGGCTACGGACCCGGGCTGGAGGTCATCGGCTTCTCCAGCTTCCGCGGCTTCCCGGTCATCGAAGACTCCTTCGCCGGCTGGTTCCGCGACCTCGTGTCCGAGGTCGGGCTCGTTCAGACCTCCCTCGCGATCAACGCCGACATCGGTATCCATCGTGACCGGATGCTCAACCAGGACGAACTCATCGAATACATGCGGAGGCAGATCGAGGCGGCGGCGAAGCTCGGGTTCCCGATCGCCCGCGTGCAGATCTCGCTGACCCCCGATTCGATGGCCGCACTGGCTCCGATCGCCGAACGGTACGGGGTGACCCTCGCACTCGAGGTGCACGCTGACCAGTACGCGTCGCATCCACGCATCCTCGCCCTGCGCGACCGCTACGAAGAGGTGGGATCGCCCTTCCTCGGGTTCACGGCCGACTGGGGAGCCACCACGATCGGCTTCGCGCCGTCGCTCCTCGAGGCCTACCGCCGTCGCGGCGCCTCGGAGGAGTTGCTCGGCAAAGTCGTCGAACTGTGGAACGAGTTCTATCAGGCAGGGCCGCCCGCCGACCAGGCCGACCACGGACAGCGCTTCGGCCGGTTCATCGGTCTCGCCGCCCAGAACGGTCGCCCCGACCTCGGGATCGACTTCGCAATCAACGGCACCGGTCTCTTCGGCCCCGCACGGGTCGACGACTGGCTCGAGATCATGCCGTGGATCAAACACGTGCATGGCAAGTTCTTCGGCATCGACGAGAACCACGAGGAACCGTCCGTTCCCGTACGCGACCTGATCGCACTGCTCGTGCGGAACGGCTACAACGGCGCGATCTCCAGCGAATACGAAGGCTGGCACTGGAACCACTGGCAGTCGCCGTTCGAGATCATCCGCGACGAGCAGGCCGTGCAGCGCTCGGCCGCCCAGGATGCGGGAAGCCGCATGGTCACCAACGCCGCAGAGGCACAGGCGCAGCTCACTCAGTGGCTGCCGAAAACGGAAGGAGCGAGCGCATGA
- a CDS encoding sugar phosphate isomerase/epimerase family protein: MSDDGIAGTGIKLGTTLYSMTSEFAAGLYTPETLIAAVAENGIGPGVEFNIAQLLRTYPDVDDEFVKLWFDSMEKYELEPSAVGTNLDMGRRKDRDMTPDEEHDFLARQLKTAHTLGFKRVVIRSAGRELLRSLLPLAEKYDQRLGYEIHAPQGPNDPTVLGIRELYDELGSDRLGFTADFSSTMHSLSPTLLSQLAKMGLEEKHFPVMDEIWHEPTPMHVRNQKFEDYLRGEGVDPTRFGPFTRLAFNMHGLVPPEEWLDIMPQIFHVHSKFYDIGADGEEPAMDIPRIVRQFVTGGYTGYLSSEWEGHAFSDLGEADPIDLVKKQHALIRRTIEDAVAGVPA; the protein is encoded by the coding sequence ATGAGCGACGACGGCATCGCCGGCACCGGCATCAAGCTCGGCACGACCCTCTATTCGATGACCAGCGAGTTCGCGGCCGGCCTCTACACGCCCGAAACCCTGATCGCGGCGGTTGCCGAGAACGGGATCGGACCCGGCGTCGAGTTCAACATCGCGCAACTGCTGCGCACTTACCCCGACGTCGATGACGAGTTCGTGAAGCTCTGGTTCGACTCGATGGAGAAATACGAGCTCGAGCCGAGCGCCGTCGGCACCAACCTCGACATGGGCCGGCGCAAAGACCGCGATATGACCCCCGACGAAGAGCACGACTTCCTCGCGCGTCAGCTGAAGACGGCGCACACCCTCGGCTTCAAGCGGGTGGTCATCCGCTCCGCGGGCAGGGAGCTGCTGCGCAGTCTCCTGCCGCTCGCCGAGAAATACGATCAGCGGCTCGGCTACGAGATCCACGCACCCCAGGGGCCGAACGATCCGACGGTGCTCGGCATCCGAGAGCTCTATGACGAGCTCGGCAGCGACCGCCTCGGCTTCACCGCCGACTTCTCGTCGACCATGCACAGCCTCTCTCCGACACTGCTCTCGCAGCTGGCGAAGATGGGCCTCGAGGAAAAGCACTTCCCCGTCATGGATGAGATCTGGCACGAGCCCACGCCCATGCACGTGCGCAACCAGAAATTCGAGGACTATCTCAGGGGCGAGGGTGTGGACCCGACGCGCTTCGGCCCGTTCACGCGACTCGCATTCAACATGCACGGGCTGGTTCCACCGGAGGAATGGCTGGACATCATGCCGCAGATCTTCCACGTGCACTCGAAGTTCTACGACATCGGAGCGGACGGCGAGGAGCCGGCCATGGACATCCCTCGAATCGTGCGGCAGTTCGTCACAGGCGGCTACACGGGGTATCTCTCCAGCGAGTGGGAGGGCCACGCGTTCTCCGATCTCGGCGAAGCGGACCCGATCGACCTCGTCAAGAAGCAGCACGCGCTCATCCGGCGCACCATCGAAGATGCCGTCGCCGGCGTCCCGGCCTGA
- a CDS encoding C-glycoside deglycosidase beta subunit domain-containing protein, with protein MATHNSLFAEKDVRRTADGIAVSVQLPWYRSLWLSAVDGVDASVNGVAVPRDDLRFELNGRSYRVEELPGQSETLWFVADRPEIIIPLGHAPAEGEKLTVEVVLTMRLLYMQIVPGTDGGPGRYVTNRVPVEREVVLA; from the coding sequence ATGGCAACGCACAACTCGCTCTTCGCTGAGAAGGATGTCCGTCGCACCGCCGACGGAATCGCCGTCTCGGTCCAACTGCCCTGGTATCGGAGCCTGTGGCTTTCGGCGGTAGACGGCGTCGACGCCTCCGTCAACGGCGTCGCGGTCCCGCGCGACGACCTGCGGTTCGAGCTCAACGGACGCAGCTATCGTGTCGAAGAACTCCCCGGGCAATCGGAGACCCTCTGGTTCGTCGCGGATCGGCCCGAGATCATCATCCCGCTCGGCCACGCGCCGGCGGAGGGCGAGAAGCTCACGGTGGAGGTCGTGCTCACCATGCGACTCCTCTATATGCAGATCGTGCCGGGCACCGATGGCGGCCCCGGGCGGTATGTGACCAACCGCGTGCCCGTCGAGCGCGAGGTGGTGCTGGCATGA
- a CDS encoding Gfo/Idh/MocA family protein gives MTERVDGRPLRVAMIGYGFMGAAHSVGWRQAPAVFDLPLGVEMAVLVGRNADAVAQAAAHWGWTESATDWRSVIERDDIDIVDIVTPGDSHAEIAIAALDAGKHVLCEKPLANTVAEAEAMAAAADRAAEHGVRAMVGFTYRRVPAVTFLRDLIAQGAVGRVQQVRAAYRQDWLVDPNAPLAWRLQKEHAGSGALGDIGAHIIDMTQFVTGQEVEAVSGTIETIVKQRPLLGSGAGLSGVAAEGYGEVTVDDTAIFTGRLAGGALVSFEATRFATGRKNALTIEVSGDQGALAFDLEDLNSLQFYDRREPADRQGFRKILVTEAQHPYVGAWWPAGHMLGYEHGFVHQVVDLVGTLVDGTEPHPTFAEGLSVQRVLAAVEESAAKDSAWVRTGVHAQV, from the coding sequence ATGACGGAGCGAGTCGACGGTCGCCCTCTGCGGGTCGCGATGATCGGCTACGGGTTCATGGGAGCCGCGCACTCAGTCGGATGGCGGCAGGCGCCCGCTGTCTTCGACCTTCCGCTCGGAGTCGAGATGGCGGTGCTGGTCGGGCGCAACGCGGATGCCGTGGCGCAGGCCGCCGCGCACTGGGGCTGGACCGAGTCGGCGACGGACTGGCGGTCGGTGATCGAGCGGGATGACATCGACATCGTCGACATCGTGACGCCTGGGGACTCGCATGCAGAGATCGCCATCGCAGCACTGGATGCCGGCAAGCACGTGCTGTGCGAGAAGCCGCTCGCCAACACGGTGGCGGAGGCCGAGGCGATGGCGGCCGCCGCCGATCGAGCTGCAGAGCACGGTGTCAGAGCGATGGTCGGATTCACCTATCGGCGCGTGCCGGCGGTGACCTTCCTGCGGGATCTGATCGCGCAAGGCGCCGTGGGAAGAGTGCAGCAGGTCCGCGCGGCCTACCGTCAGGACTGGCTGGTCGATCCGAACGCGCCGCTCGCCTGGCGGCTGCAGAAGGAGCACGCGGGGTCGGGGGCGCTCGGTGACATCGGCGCCCACATCATCGACATGACCCAGTTCGTGACCGGCCAGGAGGTCGAGGCCGTCTCCGGCACGATCGAGACGATCGTCAAGCAGCGTCCACTGCTCGGATCCGGTGCGGGCCTGTCGGGCGTCGCTGCGGAAGGGTATGGAGAGGTGACGGTCGACGACACCGCCATCTTCACAGGCCGGCTCGCCGGAGGAGCACTGGTCTCATTCGAGGCCACGCGATTCGCGACCGGACGCAAGAACGCGCTGACGATCGAAGTGTCGGGAGACCAGGGAGCACTCGCTTTCGATCTCGAAGACCTCAACAGCCTGCAGTTCTACGACCGCAGAGAGCCTGCCGATCGTCAGGGGTTCAGGAAGATCCTCGTGACCGAGGCGCAGCATCCGTATGTCGGCGCATGGTGGCCGGCAGGACACATGCTCGGCTACGAACACGGGTTCGTCCACCAGGTCGTCGACCTCGTCGGCACACTCGTCGACGGCACGGAGCCGCATCCGACGTTCGCCGAAGGGCTGAGCGTTCAGCGGGTGCTTGCTGCCGTCGAGGAGAGCGCGGCGAAGGATTCCGCGTGGGTCCGCACCGGCGTCCACGCTCAGGTGTGA
- a CDS encoding nuclear transport factor 2 family protein, with product MSETVTDTSVQDLLAEVARLRDEVAATQRLARRAADRGEIENLFNRYMYLHNAFQDERIIPLWVKRGTDGIRARYTNAGQYTDYDSVIRYHQGRPAPEGKLILHATTTPVVEVAADGETAKGVWLMAGTESGLTDPAVAEAFPDMYSPDEVLGKKVWAHWVWCKYAIDFLRQDGEWKIWKFRCYELARAPFEENWVSFGQKNQGAFDLDLMYFGDDGKPVFMPKADEPVPSENHPYSPTTVQKLEPEPPLPHETFVDTFK from the coding sequence ATGTCAGAGACCGTCACCGACACATCCGTCCAGGACCTCCTCGCCGAGGTCGCGCGCCTGCGCGACGAGGTCGCCGCTACGCAGCGGCTCGCCCGTCGCGCCGCCGACCGCGGTGAGATCGAGAACCTGTTCAACCGTTACATGTACCTGCACAACGCCTTCCAGGACGAGCGCATCATTCCGCTCTGGGTGAAGCGCGGGACGGACGGGATCCGCGCCCGCTATACGAACGCGGGCCAGTACACCGACTACGACAGCGTCATCCGCTACCACCAGGGACGCCCGGCTCCCGAGGGAAAGCTCATCCTCCACGCGACGACCACCCCGGTGGTCGAAGTCGCAGCGGACGGCGAGACCGCAAAGGGAGTATGGCTGATGGCGGGCACCGAGTCCGGTCTCACCGACCCGGCCGTCGCCGAGGCGTTTCCCGACATGTACTCGCCGGACGAGGTGCTCGGCAAGAAAGTGTGGGCGCACTGGGTGTGGTGCAAATACGCCATCGACTTCCTGCGCCAGGACGGCGAATGGAAGATCTGGAAGTTCCGCTGCTACGAACTCGCCAGGGCGCCCTTCGAAGAGAACTGGGTCAGCTTCGGCCAGAAGAACCAGGGCGCGTTCGACCTCGACCTCATGTACTTCGGCGACGACGGCAAACCCGTCTTCATGCCGAAGGCCGACGAACCGGTGCCGAGCGAGAACCACCCCTACAGCCCGACGACAGTGCAGAAGCTCGAACCGGAGCCTCCGCTGCCGCACGAAACCTTCGTCGACACGTTCAAGTAG